The following nucleotide sequence is from Defluviitalea raffinosedens.
AGTGAATGGTTTAATGGCAATACCGAATTTAATTGGATTAATTGGATTAAGCGGAGTAGTCATCAATGAGACAAAAATGTATTTTGCATTGCTGAAAAAAAGAGAATTGAAAGCTGTTGATTATGCTAAGTAAAATGTGTTAAACTGTTTTAAAATGAAAAGGGGGCACGAGAAGAATGCGAGGCATCATTACTGTTGTGGGAAAAGATCGTGTTGGTATTATTGCAAAGGTTTGCACACTGCTTTCAGAAAGGCAAATTAATATATTGGATATATCTCAAACTATTGTTCAAGGATTTTTTAATATGATGATGATCGTGGATTTATCAAATTCAACTGAAACTTTCGAAAAAAATGAAGAGGATTTAAAGAATTTAGGTAATGAAATTGGCGTTGTCATCAAGCTTCAAAGAGAAGAGATTTTTAACAGCATGCATCGTATTTAATTCCTTAATGCAAAGGAGGAAAAGCAGTGATTACACGCTTGGAAGTAGAAGAAACCAATAAAATGATTGAAGAAGCCAAGCTGGATGTGCGAACCATTACACTTGGAATCAGTTTGCAGGATTGTGCAGATAGTGATATCAATCGTTTTAATCAAAAGATCTATGATAAAATTACAAAAACAGCAGAGCATTTAGTAAAAACAGGAGAAGAAATTGAAAGAGAATTTGGTATTCCCATTGTTAACAAACGTATATCGGTTACACCGATTTCTATAGCAGCAG
It contains:
- a CDS encoding ACT domain-containing protein, with the translated sequence MRGIITVVGKDRVGIIAKVCTLLSERQINILDISQTIVQGFFNMMMIVDLSNSTETFEKNEEDLKNLGNEIGVVIKLQREEIFNSMHRI